A window of Mucilaginibacter paludis DSM 18603 contains these coding sequences:
- a CDS encoding lytic transglycosylase domain-containing protein: MEKRKLIKKHLVTCSVMAVMMIISRLFIFCKILPKAVLDISRFKPRITVKNTADPAGFIKFIEPNYYDGNHVATGLIVHQKDTSVSLNFANETLPLNDKRVIGKMKRSLRLHRFCKVQTNLLHRKAEKMFPVIEPILKAHGIPDDFKFIPLVESGFGEGKSSKGAYGPWQFMAGTARTYGLKVNKGVDERLNLRKSTIAACKYLRELHHEFKSWAMVAAAYNMGSPNLAHIMRKQCQCNYFRIKMNAETGRYVYNLIAMKEIIKDPKLYGYTYHKPTYSVNTSFNGELLAFN, encoded by the coding sequence ATGGAAAAACGGAAATTGATTAAAAAACACTTAGTAACGTGCTCCGTTATGGCAGTGATGATGATCATCTCCAGACTGTTTATTTTTTGTAAAATACTACCCAAAGCAGTGCTTGACATATCCAGGTTTAAACCCAGAATTACTGTCAAAAACACAGCCGACCCGGCAGGTTTCATCAAGTTTATTGAACCTAACTATTATGATGGAAACCATGTTGCCACTGGTTTGATTGTTCACCAAAAGGACACAAGTGTAAGTTTGAATTTTGCGAACGAAACCTTGCCTTTGAACGATAAAAGGGTTATCGGAAAAATGAAACGCTCATTACGATTACACCGCTTTTGCAAAGTCCAAACTAATTTACTGCACAGAAAAGCGGAAAAAATGTTCCCTGTTATTGAACCAATTTTAAAGGCGCACGGCATACCGGACGACTTTAAATTTATCCCGTTGGTTGAATCTGGCTTTGGAGAAGGTAAATCAAGCAAAGGGGCTTATGGCCCCTGGCAATTTATGGCGGGTACCGCCCGTACTTATGGCTTAAAGGTAAACAAAGGCGTAGATGAACGCCTGAACCTGCGTAAGTCGACCATAGCGGCCTGCAAGTACTTGCGCGAATTGCACCACGAATTTAAAAGTTGGGCAATGGTTGCTGCGGCTTACAACATGGGGTCGCCAAATTTGGCGCATATTATGCGTAAGCAATGCCAATGCAACTATTTCCGCATTAAAATGAATGCCGAAACCGGGAGGTATGTGTACAACCTGATAGCGATGAAAGAGATCATCAAAGATCCGAAGCTATATGGATACACTTACCACAAACCGACTTACAGCGTTAATACTTCATTTAACGGAGAATTATTAGCTTTTAACTAA
- a CDS encoding PIN domain-containing protein produces the protein MKQRIYIDTSVVGGYFDEEFKEATFALFQRFVNDEVIFVVSELLELELIRAPKNVRELLYNYSTDKFERIELTEEAIRLANIYVEEKVVGKTSLEDCRHIALATIYKVDVLASWNFKHIVNLDRIKGYNSVNLKLGYHMIEIRSPKDLINYGTD, from the coding sequence ATGAAGCAGAGAATTTATATAGATACCTCGGTTGTAGGTGGCTACTTTGACGAAGAATTTAAGGAAGCCACATTCGCACTTTTTCAGCGTTTTGTAAACGACGAAGTTATTTTTGTAGTATCGGAATTATTGGAGCTTGAATTAATAAGAGCGCCAAAAAATGTGAGGGAGTTACTATATAATTACTCTACGGATAAATTTGAGCGAATAGAGCTAACCGAAGAAGCGATTAGGCTTGCTAATATATATGTAGAAGAAAAGGTTGTAGGTAAAACAAGTTTAGAAGATTGTAGACATATTGCATTAGCGACCATATACAAAGTGGATGTTTTGGCGAGCTGGAATTTTAAACATATTGTGAATCTGGACAGAATAAAAGGATATAATTCAGTAAACCTAAAATTAGGTTATCATATGATTGAAATAAGAAGTCCAAAAGATTTGATAAATTATGGAACCGATTAA
- a CDS encoding helix-turn-helix domain-containing protein, translating to MEKITNDASYNEVMAKIDSLMAKGSQNVSKEELEKIHALALSAQAFEQEKYIIDAPTTLTGMIEMRMFELKLKQKDLAEKLNVSNAKLSLIMNGKQRPDIAFLKAVHIQLQVDANFILEHA from the coding sequence ATGGAAAAGATAACTAACGATGCCAGCTACAACGAAGTAATGGCAAAAATTGATAGCCTTATGGCTAAAGGGAGTCAAAATGTTTCCAAAGAAGAATTGGAAAAAATCCACGCACTGGCCCTTTCCGCTCAAGCCTTTGAACAGGAAAAATATATAATTGACGCCCCTACTACTTTGACTGGAATGATTGAAATGCGAATGTTTGAATTGAAACTCAAACAAAAAGATCTTGCCGAAAAGTTAAATGTAAGTAACGCCAAACTTTCGCTCATTATGAATGGTAAACAAAGACCGGATATCGCTTTTTTAAAGGCTGTTCATATCCAATTACAGGTAGATGCTAACTTCATTTTAGAACATGCCTGA
- a CDS encoding type II toxin-antitoxin system HigB family toxin gives MVVISYATLREFYTIHADATDALNNWYRILLRSDCSNYHEMKVLFNSVDSVGNDRYVFNIRGNNYRVVALIFFDIRTVYIRFVGTHTAYNKIDCATI, from the coding sequence ATGGTGGTAATTAGTTATGCTACGCTGCGCGAGTTTTATACCATTCATGCAGATGCAACAGACGCATTGAACAATTGGTATCGTATCTTGCTCCGATCCGATTGCTCAAATTACCATGAAATGAAAGTACTGTTTAATTCGGTGGATTCGGTAGGTAATGATAGATACGTTTTTAACATCCGGGGAAATAACTATCGAGTAGTAGCACTTATTTTTTTTGATATTCGAACCGTTTATATCCGATTTGTTGGTACACATACCGCCTACAACAAAATTGATTGTGCTACGATATAA
- the uvrA gene encoding excinuclease ABC subunit UvrA, with the protein MIEKPVDLGEQSEVEVYGARVHNLKNIDVSFPRNQLVVITGLSGSGKSSLAFDTIYAEGQRRYMETFSAYSRQFMGGMERPDVDKVSGLSPVIAIEQKTTSKNPRSTVGTITEIYDFMRLLYARSGEAYSYVSGEKMERMSEEQILKTVLEKFGEQPINILAPAVKGRKGHYRELFEQIRKQGFLKVWVDGEMLNVEPKMQVDRYKIHDIDIVVDRLVVTDKDIKRLQTSIQSALKLAKGIIRIADKENNLYYFSKYLMDPVSGISYDEPQPNTFSFNSPYGACERCDGLGYIFEIDEASVIPNPKLSIMNGGLAPLGEYRETWIFQVLKALAKKYEFALSTPLEKLPRETLEMILNGSHELVTVPVEYNKWNVQNYQITFDGIIKMLEEQQEKRGEDALGDMEAYRVLKSCPVCDGARLKKESLHFKVDGKNIFELASMDINTLRDWFTGLEDRLNERQNVIAKEILKEIRARIGFLLDVGLSYLTLDRTAKTLSGGEAQRIRLATQIGSQLMNVMYILDEPSIGLHQRDNDRLINALKNLRDLGNTVLVVEHDKDMILEADHVIDMGPAAGVHGGQVVAQGTPAQLMKEHTLTTSYLNGERAIAVPEKRREGNGKSVILKKATGHNLKKVTVEFPLGKLIGVTGVSGSGKSSLITETLYPILNHHFFRAKKHPLPYEKIEGLEHIDKVIEIDQSPIGRTPRSNPATYTGVFSDIRNLYVALPESKIRGYKPGRFSFNVKGGRCETCQGAGMKVIEMNFLPDVQVPCEECNGRRYNRETLEVRYRGKSISDVLDMSIEDACPFFEHIPSIHRKIQTLQDVGLGYITLGQSSTTLSGGEAQRVKLATELSKKDTGNTFYILDEPTTGLHFEDINVLLGVINLLVDKGNTVLVIEHNLDVIKVADHVIDLGPEGGAGGGKILFEGTPEGLCKVKDSFTGMFLKKEMDLTAKQKKR; encoded by the coding sequence ATGATTGAAAAACCTGTTGACCTTGGCGAGCAAAGTGAAGTTGAAGTTTATGGAGCCCGGGTACATAATTTAAAAAATATTGACGTTTCATTTCCGCGCAATCAGCTGGTGGTTATTACCGGGTTGAGTGGCAGCGGTAAGTCGTCCCTGGCATTTGATACCATTTACGCCGAAGGGCAGCGCCGGTATATGGAAACATTTTCGGCCTACTCGCGTCAGTTTATGGGGGGCATGGAGCGTCCGGATGTGGATAAAGTTTCGGGGCTGAGCCCAGTTATCGCCATCGAGCAAAAAACTACCAGCAAAAATCCGCGTTCTACCGTGGGTACCATTACCGAGATCTACGATTTTATGCGTTTGCTGTATGCCCGCTCGGGTGAGGCTTATTCGTATGTATCGGGCGAGAAGATGGAGCGCATGTCGGAAGAGCAGATTTTAAAAACCGTTCTTGAGAAATTTGGAGAGCAGCCCATTAATATCCTTGCCCCAGCAGTAAAGGGCCGTAAAGGGCACTATCGGGAGCTGTTTGAGCAGATCCGCAAGCAGGGCTTTTTAAAGGTTTGGGTTGATGGCGAAATGCTGAACGTTGAACCTAAAATGCAGGTTGACCGCTACAAAATCCATGATATTGATATTGTGGTTGACAGGCTTGTTGTAACCGATAAGGATATTAAGCGTTTACAAACATCGATACAAAGCGCGTTAAAGCTGGCAAAAGGCATTATCCGCATAGCGGATAAAGAAAACAATTTATACTATTTTAGTAAATACCTGATGGACCCGGTTTCGGGAATATCGTATGATGAGCCTCAGCCTAATACTTTCTCGTTCAACTCACCTTACGGTGCCTGTGAGCGTTGCGATGGCCTGGGTTATATTTTTGAGATTGACGAGGCATCGGTTATACCCAACCCTAAGCTTAGCATCATGAACGGTGGCCTGGCTCCGCTGGGTGAATACCGCGAAACCTGGATTTTCCAGGTATTGAAGGCCTTGGCCAAAAAGTACGAATTTGCCTTATCAACACCTTTAGAAAAACTGCCGCGCGAAACCCTCGAAATGATACTGAACGGATCGCACGAGTTGGTAACCGTTCCGGTGGAGTATAATAAATGGAACGTGCAAAACTACCAGATTACTTTTGATGGTATTATCAAGATGCTGGAAGAGCAGCAGGAAAAGCGCGGCGAGGATGCCTTAGGCGATATGGAAGCTTACCGCGTACTGAAAAGCTGCCCTGTTTGTGATGGCGCCCGTTTAAAAAAGGAATCGCTCCATTTTAAGGTTGACGGCAAAAATATATTTGAGCTGGCCAGCATGGATATCAATACCCTGCGCGATTGGTTTACCGGTCTGGAAGACAGGCTGAATGAGCGGCAGAATGTAATTGCCAAAGAGATTTTAAAGGAAATACGCGCCCGGATAGGCTTTTTGCTTGATGTGGGCTTAAGCTATTTAACTTTAGACCGTACCGCCAAAACCTTATCGGGTGGCGAGGCGCAGCGCATCAGGCTGGCTACGCAGATAGGCTCGCAGTTGATGAACGTGATGTACATTCTGGATGAGCCCAGTATAGGCTTGCACCAGCGCGACAACGACAGGCTGATTAACGCCCTGAAAAACCTGCGTGACCTGGGTAATACCGTTTTAGTAGTCGAGCATGATAAAGACATGATACTGGAAGCCGACCATGTGATTGATATGGGCCCGGCGGCGGGTGTACATGGCGGCCAAGTGGTGGCGCAAGGAACCCCGGCCCAGTTGATGAAAGAACATACGCTCACCACATCCTACCTGAATGGCGAACGTGCTATAGCCGTTCCCGAGAAAAGGAGGGAGGGCAACGGTAAATCGGTAATATTAAAAAAAGCTACCGGCCATAACTTAAAAAAGGTTACGGTGGAGTTTCCTTTAGGTAAATTGATTGGCGTAACCGGCGTATCGGGCAGCGGTAAATCCAGTTTAATTACCGAAACTTTGTATCCTATATTAAATCATCATTTTTTCAGGGCTAAAAAACATCCGCTGCCTTACGAAAAAATTGAAGGGCTTGAACATATTGATAAGGTAATTGAGATTGACCAGTCGCCCATAGGACGTACACCGCGCTCCAACCCGGCAACGTATACAGGCGTATTCTCGGATATCCGCAACCTGTACGTGGCATTGCCCGAATCAAAGATCAGGGGGTATAAACCCGGCCGGTTCTCGTTTAACGTAAAAGGCGGGCGGTGCGAAACCTGCCAGGGCGCCGGCATGAAGGTAATTGAAATGAACTTTTTACCCGATGTGCAAGTGCCCTGCGAGGAATGCAACGGCAGGCGTTATAACCGCGAAACTTTAGAAGTACGCTATCGCGGCAAATCCATCAGCGATGTGCTCGATATGAGTATTGAAGATGCTTGTCCGTTTTTTGAGCATATCCCTTCCATTCACCGCAAAATACAAACCTTGCAGGATGTGGGCTTGGGCTATATTACGCTTGGGCAATCGTCAACAACACTGTCCGGTGGCGAGGCGCAAAGGGTAAAGCTGGCTACCGAGCTATCTAAAAAAGATACTGGTAATACTTTTTATATTTTGGATGAGCCCACTACCGGCTTGCACTTTGAGGATATTAATGTGTTGCTCGGTGTAATTAACCTGCTGGTTGATAAAGGAAATACGGTGTTGGTGATAGAGCATAACCTGGATGTGATTAAGGTGGCTGACCATGTGATTGACCTGGGCCCCGAAGGTGGTGCTGGAGGAGGTAAAATATTATTTGAAGGTACTCCAGAAGGTTTATGCAAAGTAAAGGATAGCTTTACAGGGATGTTCCTGAAAAAGGAAATGGATTTGACAGCTAAGCAAAAGAAACGGTAA
- a CDS encoding bifunctional ADP-dependent NAD(P)H-hydrate dehydratase/NAD(P)H-hydrate epimerase, producing the protein MIPLLISSQIREADAFTIEQEPVTSVDLMERASKAFVDIFIKEFPDQDKSIVVYCGTGNNGGDGLAIARLLKRAHYPKVSVKIARFSDKASPDFKANLEKLKHTRIKLLEINAGAPLQEESSDIIIDALLGTGLNKPLQGDYARLVDALNQLNSTIVAVDVPTGFFTDGAPPAGATVLKTGLVITFQQPKINFLLPESASCMDRFKVADIGLNKSFIESLDSPYQLISKKDIRQLLKPRKSFDHKGTYGHALIIAGQQLTMGAALLCSSACAHTGAGLTTACIPESGLTALNTTLAEVMAIVRDGKNQPEIKWEKFNVVAAGPGLGTDADSLALLEKAFKEFNKPMVVDADALNMLAQKPEVLKNIPKGSIITPHMKEFDRLFGEHQSWWQRLETMRQKANELGIYILLKNRYTITGTPSGKLYFNATGNPAMASGGMGDVLTGVIASLLAQKYTSGEACIIGAYLHGKTGDELAMPHLLNTVLAGQLAKHIPVTLAKLMS; encoded by the coding sequence ATGATACCTTTACTTATTTCATCACAAATCCGCGAGGCCGACGCTTTTACCATCGAGCAGGAGCCCGTTACATCGGTTGACCTGATGGAGCGCGCTTCAAAGGCATTTGTAGACATTTTTATCAAAGAATTTCCGGATCAGGATAAAAGTATAGTGGTGTATTGCGGCACAGGTAATAACGGTGGCGACGGCCTTGCTATTGCCCGTTTGCTGAAACGTGCACATTATCCAAAGGTTTCGGTAAAAATTGCCCGGTTTTCTGATAAGGCTTCGCCTGATTTTAAAGCAAACCTGGAGAAATTGAAGCACACGCGGATTAAATTGCTTGAAATTAATGCAGGAGCGCCTTTGCAGGAGGAATCGTCGGATATTATTATTGATGCTTTGTTGGGTACTGGCTTAAATAAACCTTTACAGGGTGACTACGCCAGGCTGGTTGATGCCCTTAATCAGTTAAACAGCACGATAGTGGCCGTTGATGTGCCCACCGGTTTTTTTACAGATGGTGCACCGCCCGCCGGGGCAACGGTTTTAAAAACCGGGCTTGTTATTACCTTTCAGCAGCCCAAAATTAATTTTTTACTCCCCGAGTCTGCATCATGTATGGATCGTTTTAAAGTGGCGGACATCGGCTTGAACAAGTCTTTTATCGAATCATTAGATAGCCCATACCAGTTGATCAGTAAAAAAGATATCCGCCAATTGTTAAAACCACGCAAATCTTTTGATCATAAAGGTACTTACGGGCACGCGCTGATTATAGCCGGGCAGCAGTTAACCATGGGGGCAGCGTTGCTCTGCTCGTCGGCTTGCGCTCATACTGGTGCAGGTTTAACTACGGCATGTATACCCGAAAGCGGTTTAACGGCATTGAATACGACGTTGGCCGAAGTGATGGCGATAGTGCGCGACGGGAAAAATCAACCGGAAATTAAATGGGAAAAATTTAATGTAGTGGCCGCCGGACCCGGACTGGGTACGGATGCTGATAGTTTAGCCTTATTGGAAAAAGCGTTTAAAGAATTTAACAAACCTATGGTGGTTGACGCAGATGCCCTGAACATGCTGGCGCAAAAACCGGAGGTTCTGAAAAACATTCCGAAGGGTAGCATCATCACCCCGCACATGAAAGAGTTTGACCGCCTGTTCGGTGAGCATCAAAGCTGGTGGCAGCGGCTTGAAACGATGCGCCAAAAGGCAAACGAATTAGGGATTTATATTTTATTAAAAAACAGGTATACCATTACCGGAACACCATCTGGAAAGTTGTATTTTAATGCTACAGGCAATCCTGCAATGGCAAGCGGCGGCATGGGGGATGTGTTAACAGGGGTGATAGCCTCATTACTGGCACAGAAATATACCTCTGGGGAGGCTTGCATTATTGGAGCGTACCTGCATGGCAAAACCGGTGATGAGCTGGCTATGCCTCATTTATTGAATACGGTATTGGCTGGCCAACTTGCAAAGCATATACCTGTAACTTTGGCAAAATTAATGTCATAA
- a CDS encoding pyridoxamine 5'-phosphate oxidase family protein: MEDTLSEVFTQCWGKLLYGSLINDNAFHTGVLGTQGEGSIGMRTVVLRAVKPDEKQLVFYTDKRSSKMTDLTAVPFANWLFYDGSERVQVKLLGNTIIHHMDEVSQSHWQKVNGDARKLYMAVPAPSTSTDYPTDGLEHLNSGSNTEDAYLNFAVVITTVDFIEWLSLKKDGHRRAQFKLIDGSWKGQWIIP; the protein is encoded by the coding sequence TTGGAAGATACTTTAAGTGAGGTTTTTACGCAATGCTGGGGTAAGCTGCTATATGGTAGTTTGATTAATGATAATGCCTTTCATACCGGGGTGTTAGGTACCCAGGGTGAAGGATCTATCGGTATGAGAACAGTTGTTTTGCGCGCTGTAAAGCCGGATGAAAAGCAGCTTGTATTTTACACAGACAAGCGTTCATCAAAAATGACTGATCTGACCGCTGTACCCTTTGCAAACTGGTTGTTTTATGATGGCAGTGAACGGGTACAAGTCAAACTTTTAGGAAATACTATAATTCATCACATGGATGAAGTGTCACAATCTCATTGGCAAAAGGTGAATGGGGACGCTCGCAAACTATATATGGCTGTTCCCGCACCATCAACCAGTACGGATTATCCTACAGATGGGCTTGAGCATTTAAACTCAGGCAGCAATACGGAAGATGCGTATTTAAATTTTGCGGTTGTAATAACCACCGTTGATTTTATAGAATGGCTGAGTTTAAAAAAAGATGGACATCGACGGGCGCAATTTAAGCTCATTGATGGCTCATGGAAGGGCCAATGGATTATTCCATGA
- a CDS encoding anti-sigma factor, translating to MEEIKAYIESGILELYVLGDISAEEKIQVEEMASKYPEIKTEIAEIERSLEAYALQNAVEPSENLRDRVMNSLLTNFADDTKFPTKPFTEPEETYIARDNIRALPTPKVNAFYKYAFAASLAALILSLFALYNTNARLKESEGQIASLQSANQRFANQVNLMDKEISVLHDPAVKLIKLQGTAKTPASKMMVAWNPVQKKVMIDLQSMKLAENDKDHQYQLWAIVDGKPVDLGVFDAKADTTGMMEMKPIANAVMFAVTLEKRGGVINPTMDQMVLAAKI from the coding sequence GTGGAAGAGATTAAAGCATATATTGAGTCAGGAATTTTGGAACTTTATGTTCTGGGCGATATAAGCGCAGAAGAAAAGATCCAGGTGGAAGAGATGGCCTCAAAATATCCGGAAATTAAAACTGAAATAGCAGAAATTGAACGATCATTAGAGGCATACGCTTTGCAAAATGCCGTTGAGCCATCTGAAAACTTGCGGGACAGGGTAATGAATAGTTTGTTAACTAACTTTGCTGATGATACCAAATTCCCTACCAAGCCTTTCACCGAACCCGAGGAAACATACATTGCACGGGATAATATCCGCGCTTTACCCACTCCTAAAGTAAATGCATTTTATAAATATGCATTCGCGGCAAGTTTGGCTGCCTTAATTTTAAGTTTGTTTGCATTGTACAATACCAATGCCCGGCTTAAAGAGTCAGAGGGCCAGATAGCGTCTTTACAAAGCGCGAACCAACGCTTTGCCAACCAGGTTAATTTAATGGATAAAGAGATAAGCGTTCTGCACGATCCTGCCGTTAAACTGATTAAACTCCAAGGCACTGCAAAAACGCCTGCATCAAAAATGATGGTTGCCTGGAACCCTGTGCAAAAAAAGGTGATGATAGACCTGCAAAGTATGAAACTTGCAGAAAACGATAAAGATCACCAATACCAGTTATGGGCCATTGTTGATGGCAAACCTGTTGATTTAGGAGTATTTGATGCAAAAGCAGATACCACAGGAATGATGGAGATGAAACCAATTGCCAATGCTGTAATGTTTGCAGTAACACTTGAAAAACGCGGTGGCGTGATCAATCCTACAATGGATCAAATGGTACTGGCAGCTAAAATATAG
- a CDS encoding RNA polymerase sigma factor, with the protein MTKKRKISLSEEDLILALRNREKIAVEALYDMYSSSLLGVISRIVVDTAIAEDVLQETFIKIWNSFQSYSTEKGRLFTWMVNVARNLSIDKVRSKDFKNQNKNQELEINVTLIDEQRNTAYKPELLGVKDLVEKLKPEQKSILDLIYFKGYTHVEVAEELGVPLGTVKTRLRMAITQLRTYFN; encoded by the coding sequence TTGACCAAGAAACGTAAAATATCCCTTTCTGAAGAAGATTTAATTCTGGCTTTACGCAATCGCGAAAAAATCGCGGTTGAGGCGTTGTACGACATGTATTCATCGTCATTATTAGGCGTTATATCACGAATAGTTGTTGATACCGCTATTGCCGAAGACGTTTTACAGGAAACGTTTATTAAAATATGGAACTCATTCCAAAGCTACAGTACTGAAAAAGGGCGTTTATTTACTTGGATGGTAAATGTAGCACGTAATTTGTCTATCGATAAGGTACGATCAAAAGATTTTAAGAACCAGAATAAAAACCAGGAACTTGAAATTAACGTAACTCTTATTGACGAACAAAGAAACACGGCTTACAAGCCAGAACTGCTTGGTGTTAAAGACTTGGTTGAAAAACTGAAACCGGAGCAAAAATCTATTCTTGATTTGATTTACTTTAAAGGCTACACTCATGTTGAGGTAGCCGAGGAGTTGGGAGTGCCCCTGGGCACCGTTAAAACACGTTTAAGAATGGCTATCACGCAGTTACGCACATATTTTAATTGA
- the lipA gene encoding lipoyl synthase: protein MIELPVVPANQTQRKPDWLRVKLPVGKEYANVRGLVDTHKLHTICESGNCPNMGECWGAGTATFMILGNICTRSCSFCAVATGRPLAVDLEEPNRVANSVKLMQVKHCVITSVDRDDLKDGGSTIWAETINAIRRESPTTTLETLLPDFRGIWDNLDRVLAVRPEVVSHNLETVRRLTKEVRIQAKYDRSLECLSRIAETGLRTKSGIMLGLGEYEEDVIQAMQDLRDAGVHILTLGQYLQPTKSHHPVIDWITPEKFTFYKQIGLDMGFRYVESGPLVRSSYHAEKHLFDF, encoded by the coding sequence ATGATTGAGTTACCGGTTGTTCCTGCAAACCAAACGCAACGCAAGCCCGATTGGCTAAGGGTAAAGTTGCCTGTTGGTAAAGAATATGCAAACGTTCGTGGTTTAGTTGATACCCATAAGCTACATACCATATGCGAAAGTGGCAATTGCCCTAACATGGGCGAGTGTTGGGGGGCGGGTACAGCAACATTTATGATATTGGGCAACATTTGCACCCGCTCGTGTTCGTTTTGCGCCGTGGCAACAGGAAGGCCGCTGGCGGTAGATCTGGAGGAGCCTAACAGGGTAGCTAATTCGGTAAAGCTAATGCAGGTTAAACACTGTGTTATTACCTCGGTTGATCGCGACGACCTGAAAGACGGAGGTTCTACCATCTGGGCGGAAACGATCAACGCCATCAGGCGCGAAAGCCCTACAACAACTCTTGAAACACTGCTTCCTGATTTCAGGGGAATCTGGGATAATTTAGACAGGGTGCTTGCTGTTCGCCCAGAAGTAGTTTCTCACAACCTGGAAACTGTAAGACGCTTGACTAAAGAAGTACGCATACAGGCTAAATACGACAGAAGCCTGGAATGTTTAAGCCGCATTGCCGAAACCGGCCTCAGAACCAAATCGGGTATTATGCTCGGCCTTGGCGAGTATGAGGAAGATGTGATACAAGCCATGCAGGATTTACGTGATGCAGGCGTGCATATTTTAACGCTCGGGCAATATTTACAGCCTACCAAAAGCCACCACCCGGTGATTGATTGGATAACGCCCGAAAAATTTACATTTTACAAACAAATTGGACTGGATATGGGTTTCAGGTATGTGGAAAGCGGACCGTTGGTTCGTTCATCCTATCATGCTGAAAAACATTTATTTGATTTCTAA
- a CDS encoding OsmC family protein: protein MATIETTYLGGLRTEATHVQSGTSILTDAPTDNQGKGEAFSPTDLLATSLGTCMLTTMAIRTAKNDIDMDGTKCAITKIMAANPRRVSEIVVRFTFPSNYTDEQKKLLEDAALTCPVYYSLSESLLKTVNFGW from the coding sequence ATGGCTACTATTGAAACTACATACCTTGGCGGTTTACGCACAGAGGCTACACACGTTCAGTCGGGAACAAGCATTCTTACTGATGCTCCAACCGATAACCAGGGTAAGGGCGAAGCATTTTCGCCAACAGACCTTTTGGCCACCTCGCTCGGTACCTGTATGCTCACCACCATGGCTATCCGCACAGCAAAAAACGATATTGATATGGACGGCACCAAATGCGCCATCACCAAGATAATGGCAGCAAACCCGCGCCGTGTATCAGAAATTGTTGTCCGGTTTACATTCCCATCAAACTATACCGACGAGCAAAAGAAACTGCTTGAAGACGCTGCCCTTACCTGCCCCGTTTACTACAGCCTGAGCGAAAGCTTATTGAAAACGGTTAATTTTGGATGGTAG
- the ytxJ gene encoding bacillithiol system redox-active protein YtxJ: MNWTLLESADQLDTIKQNSGNSIIFKHSTRCSISMMAKKRFEQDWDSLPKDVSLYFLDLIKHRELSNRIATDFKVHHESPQLLLIKDGECILDQSHGEISVDEAVSVIN; encoded by the coding sequence ATGAATTGGACATTATTAGAATCGGCTGATCAACTGGATACCATCAAACAAAATAGCGGTAACAGCATTATATTCAAACACTCCACACGCTGCTCTATCAGTATGATGGCTAAAAAGAGATTTGAACAGGATTGGGACAGCCTCCCCAAAGATGTTTCTCTTTATTTTTTAGATCTGATTAAACATCGCGAACTCTCAAACAGGATAGCTACCGACTTTAAGGTACACCACGAATCTCCACAATTACTTTTGATCAAAGATGGCGAATGCATCCTTGATCAATCTCATGGCGAAATATCTGTGGACGAAGCCGTTTCTGTGATTAACTAA
- the ribH gene encoding 6,7-dimethyl-8-ribityllumazine synthase: MATQLKNLSDFSDSEIPSAAPFRFGIVVSEWNREITNALYGGAYQSLIDHGAIPDQIFTYSVPGSFELTAGADMLLKNLKLDAVICLGCVIQGETKHFDFICQAVANGISNVSIKYSKPVIFGVLTTDNQQQAADRAGGKHGNKGDEAAVTAIKMADLAETLNN; this comes from the coding sequence ATGGCTACCCAGTTAAAAAACCTTTCCGATTTTTCTGATAGTGAGATCCCTTCTGCCGCGCCATTTCGTTTCGGCATTGTGGTATCGGAGTGGAACAGGGAAATAACCAATGCTTTGTATGGCGGCGCTTATCAAAGTTTAATTGACCACGGTGCCATACCCGACCAAATTTTCACTTACTCTGTTCCGGGAAGCTTCGAATTAACCGCTGGAGCCGATATGCTGTTAAAAAATTTAAAACTGGACGCCGTGATTTGCCTGGGCTGCGTGATACAAGGCGAAACCAAACATTTCGATTTTATTTGCCAGGCTGTTGCCAATGGTATCAGTAATGTTTCCATTAAATACAGCAAACCTGTTATATTTGGCGTGTTAACCACAGATAACCAACAACAAGCTGCTGATCGCGCCGGTGGAAAACATGGTAATAAGGGTGATGAAGCTGCCGTTACCGCCATCAAAATGGCCGACCTTGCCGAAACTTTAAACAACTAA